CGTGAGATACGAAACGAAACCAAGCGTGCCATGTAAGACAGAGAGAGTAAGAGGATGACAGAGAGTAGGAgagcgagaatgccggagagAGAGTATCTGTGAGAGCGTCCCATCAGAAGAAACTGTAAACTGTACCTGAATTGCATGAATGAATCTCTCTCCCACTCTCACAGACACACCGAAACGACAGCTGGAAAAAGgcgcaaaacaacaacatgcGTGGGTTCAACTTCTGCCGCTGGCCAACAACAAGATATTTACGGTATATATTGAGTTGTATATAGGCGGTCACGTTCCCAAGTCAAAGAGTAGCCACAATACATGGGCCCTATTTACCAGCAGACTGTTACAAAGCGGAAAACAAGCGGGCTGTggaaaaatgtgcaaaattAATGGCCAGCCCACCGCCCCCTTTATTTCGCTTACAGCATAAGTCACGAGACCCAGAACTCGAGAAATGTGCAAGGGGGTATCTAATCCAGACCCTGTTTGGAATGTTTCAGAATTGGAAAAGATAGAGTATCTAATTAGGGAAAAGTTCACATTCTTGGAAATTTAGCGTACTAAATAGTAGTTCTACTATTTGTTTCTTTCCTTAATCAGACCGgtttaatgacatttttataaaagttgtATACATTCTTTTTTTGCTACTTATTAAAGGGcagtatatttaaatagatGCATAAAAAAGTAgattgaaaagaaaataaggatatttaaatatatttttcatgaAGCTGAATggaaaacttaatttgaaagAATAAAGGGCATACAGTAGAGACAAAAAAATTCCTTACAGTTTTGAATTGTAAAAAAAGGCAAACCAATTCTTATCTGAATTCTTTAGGAAGTGCTACTGTACTACCACATACTTTGTTAGTTAAAAGTATCTTTATAGAACCCCGACTCCCATTTAATCCAATAACTTATAGTATTAtagtcacaaaaaaaaactagctAGATCTTGCGACACCCTGTAAAACTGTCTTGTTTTATGTaccaaaataaatacgcaTAGGAAAAAAGTGAAAGATAAATGTAAGCACAAACGCAAACAGACAAATGTGTATACAAATTACGAGGGAGAGACTTGTGTTCCGAGAATGAGAGAGATTAGAGAGAGGGGTAGTCTCTCCCAAGAGAGCGCTCTCTCTCGTTAAActgtacatttttatttcgagtttgagtttgagaaAAACGCTTGATTTGCCAATTTATCTGCCTTACTGGCcgaactattttatttttatcaagaAATGTGCTTCTCGATTATGGAATGCGACAGTCGGACACGACCCCAGtccccccccccaaaaaaaaaacttgttccCAAACCGCGTGCTCCCAACGATACGCCactaaccaaaaataaaaagtgggAAAACATGACATGAGTAATTTACCGGCCGGCAATGTGTGTTTTCATTGAGAGAGTGCATTGGCATCGCTTTGGCTTTGCATTTGCAATTCGCAGTTTGCCAGTTTGTCAGTGACTGATAAATAGGGCCAAGAGAATATGAGTTATAGCCGCTATATCTATTGCTTTGTGTAATGCTTTTCAGCGCGGACACGTCAATGCTAATGACCTatggtttattaaaaatacattaccCACCCCATCCCACCAGAAAAAAACCCCTGGGTAACTGTACTCGTCTATACGTATGGCCCTCTAACCCCGATTTGAACTTAACAACAATAATCTTTGATTGCCGGACTCGCAATCATCTTGGTTAATCGTAAACAACACACTAACGattgtgtatatatgtacatatgacCTATCTCTCGCTCTTTTTTCCGTTGGTATATAAGCCACTAAGAGAGTGCGCGCTGTTCCGAAAAACGTGTGTATATCTATTTCTAGAATTTTTCCCCGAACAAAAATGCGGAACTCGCACTTCAAATGTGAATCATATTAGTAAACAAATAGGTGAATGGTACTTACTTCTGCTGGCCTTTTGGTGCCTTTCACGGATTCCTTTGCGGGGGCAGCGGCGGCATCGGCGGCATCCTCGCCGTCCTTTGACGTACCGTTATCTGCCGCATCGCCGGCGGCATCGGCAGCAGCGGCCTTATCCTCAGCGGCCGCCTTCGCCTTGAGATCGTCCTTGACAGCGGAAACATCCTCCGCCGCCACCTTCTCTACGGCCACATCGCCGTTGTTCTGTTGTTCCGTAGCAGCCGacatgatttttatttaataggtTTTCAGTTTAGTTTTTCCGGAACTATTTGCTGTTGTGAAGAAACACACAGTAAGTTGTTGACAAGAACCAGCGCAAAATACACGGAGGGCGAGCGAAAGAGAGACACGAAACGCACCGCACGAAGAGCGCAAACACAGTGGCTGCGCTTCGGCTGCGGCCCGTCTATTTAAGCACTAGCTCTCTGGGAGAGCGCCAGAGGCGCcagtctctctctctctcgctcttcCGCTCTCCCTCTCTCTGGGACACCGTTATCGCGCTCTCTCCCACGCCAAAGCATAGCCCCTGTACAATACACTGAAAAACCGATGCGGCATTTTTGTACAGCCGCAGTCGATGGCGGCAGCGCAGAGAgaagacaacaacaacagcaccCCAGAGCGAGCGATGgattttcgaaatattttatatattttgcgGTGATCTATTCTATGGTATCTGTAAGGTATAGAGTATCTATATATCAGGCGGCGCTACGAAAGTCGGAAGGATATGTTTCGGTAGGCCGCCATTCGATAGATACTGTTCGCTTAAGAGCTCCTAGGTTCCTAACCACCGATATGTATACCCGTCGACGGTTCGTACAAGACTGAGCTTGCCATCCAAATGCTGGCCACAAATTGCCGCTAGCTTCTTCTTGCGCCAAATCGCGTGCACACTTTTTCGGCTATATCTCAAAGACCGCTATTCGGATCGGGCCGGAGACCGATCGAGGCTATAGCCAGTCGTATTCCCTTAATTTTGGCCTTTTTCCCGAGGCGCTGCGATCAAAACTAGATCTGCAATTGACGAGTTGAGTGGGTTCCCTGATTAATTCCATACAAAATCTGCTTGGGTTCCGTGAGTACAGTTGTGGGCGCGTTTGGCggtaaatttgaaaattgcgCGCACCGGTGGTGCGTTCGTGGGATTTGCTGGGGTGGGGGTTCCAGGGGGGTGGTGGCGGTGCGGTGGTGGTGCAGTCACTCTGTGGCGTTTTGACCGTTTGTCGGCGGAacagtggatgtggatgtggatgttgATATGTTGCCGATGGGAAGAAGCGTGTTGCAGCATTGTTGCTGCAGATGTGTGTGCctgtatattttgtattcgTATTTATAGAGTGGACCAGCGTGGGACGCAATGTCGTCGCGGATTGGGGTCAATTGATTGGTAACGTGTGTGGGGAAGCAGGTGATTTTCGCGGCCTAGGAACAAGTGGGGAGCTATTTTTGAGATTCTAGCGATTTAATTGCACGTAATTAGGGGAAAAGCTATTCGGGGTACTGTATATTGCTATGAATTAGcgtattaaaaacaagaggTTCACATAGCGtcataattaaaagaaaacactCGAGCATAAATTTTACTCAGGaagttaagttttaaatagGCTGCTAAATCCTTATCTATAAATTGAGACAAATAAAAttgacttatttttaattgttttattactCATTCTACAAgataatttcaattatatgTTTTCgcgaaaaatatatatcaaatgTCAGTCCTTATCGCCTTCACTCGAACAGGGTCCACCCtcaattctttttttatgtgCCAATCTTTCTGTTGATCCCGCACTTGTGGTTCGGCCATTTGATGGTTCTGTTCGTTACACGAACCCAGTTGGTTCAGAAATCGACTAATATATGCGAAAATCGCCGACTAGGCTATAACATATCACCTGGTAGCCAACGTGTTCGAGGGtatattgcttttatttaataaatttgtttactcGAACGCTATCAGTCAACCGATCATTCGGAGGTTGATCTATCAAGTTCACACAAAATGTGCTCTTTTAgattaaaatggaaaaataacaAGTGGTAAAGTAATACAAGAGGAATTCGTATTTCTCTTTTACTTCgctatgtatgtatgtgtatatACTCTGATAGCTTTtgtaagaaaatataaatatcgaagccacaaaaaaattcaGATAACCGGGGTATCCCCCAGTCGAGCTTTAGCCCCACAACCACACTCATGTGCTCAGCTATTTTCGTGCAAAGGCaaatacgaatacgaatacCTAGGCTATATAGTCTGTAATCTGAATAATACGGTCGACGACAGAGCGACAGGCGGGTCGCTAATTAAAACCGGCGAACCTGTTCCGAGGCATCCGCGGTCTAGTAAACGTAAACACCTGTAATCGTGGGCCTTCGTTCGTTCATTCAGTTATCACATATTTGAGCAGCAGCGGTGACTTTATGCCAAAACGCTGCCTGATAAGCCGATTTGCGTTTTCGTTattgcgatgcgatgcgatgtgATGTGATGTGTGGTTTCTGGCCAGAAATGACTGGCTTTCTTCTTTATTTCCGCCCGCCGAGCTCATAGTATTCGTTCGAGTGGCACGGCGTTCGTTCCCCCAAAGAATTGTGGGCCTTTCGCGCATTGTTGCCATATGAATCGTTCGTTCTCATCGGCATGTGGGGTCTCTCTGGCTGAAAGACAGTGCCTCCGGGCCAGTGAACAATAGTATCTAGATTCCAGAGGACAGCCCCAGATATCGGAAGTTATTTCAAGGTTAAGCGATAGTTTGAAATGCAGAAACCGCGATAAGAAAGGTTCTATAAGGCAGGCAAAACTGGAAAATCTGTTTGACCTTGGTCCGAAAAGGACCATTCCAGGAACTCAAACATCTGCCTGCAGTGTTTTCCTGAGTTTTTCAGACCCTAACCTAACCCaagttttctgtttatttttgatatcTTTTTCGTACAGTCTACAATATGTTATCCCTGACCTATCCTAAGAATTTCTCCCAGTGCATTTACACGTTGCTGTAGCATAAAGGTGTGAACAAATCTCAATGCAAACAATCGATAGCCAGACGCTCAAACATGTGTATCTAAAACACACACATCAACTTGAATTCATGGCGATTAAGTTTTCACTTCTCTCTCAACTTACATATGGTGCTAATAGATCTGTAATGAGGTAGTTAAGTTTTAATAGAAAGTATGCTCTAAGAATAGGTTGGAAATAATGTATCTGTGATTTTGTATCTTTATGCCTTTTTTGAGAATTTGTTTGCACTGAACAAAATGGTAGATTTAATAAAGGTTTCCTGACAACATGTATATTATATAGTGATGGCTTATCTTTTGTTTgcgctaaaaaataaaaaagtatttttataatagcatattaatgaaaatattaaaagtatgaTTTTAATCAATAGTACTTGTTTTCATTACTGTATTAACACATCaacagtttaaattaattttagaaacCGAGTGGTGCCTTCTTGTATCTTTCAGATACAAACTAATGTGTAGCGCATAATAATAGCCATCATAGGCCGTCCCCTTTTAGCGCTTAGGTACACAACGTCGTTTGGTAGAACAACATGAACAGGTTTACGACTCGATTAGAGCGATTGTTAGACTGTTGCTAGATAGATGGTCGATTCGCTTGGCCGCTCTACTCGGGATCTCGGAACGTTGGAAGAGATCATTGTATTAGACGGGTATTCTCGGGTCTTGTTTTCCCGGCATGTGCTAGTGCTAATGCTTCCACACGACGAGTGCCGGGCCACATGGACTCGACTTGATATTCTGCCCTCACCTGCTCACCTGTTTCACCTGCGTCAACGGGCGGCTTACACgcaattattaaaatgaatttaagcAGCCCCATTGTCTTCGATTT
This genomic stretch from Drosophila gunungcola strain Sukarami unplaced genomic scaffold, Dgunungcola_SK_2 000001F, whole genome shotgun sequence harbors:
- the LOC128263037 gene encoding bacchus, which codes for MSAATEQQNNGDVAVEKVAAEDVSAVKDDLKAKAAAEDKAAAADAAGDAADNGTSKDGEDAADAAAAPAKESVKGTKRPAEAKSAESKKAKKAAAADGDSDEEDVLEEIVEGDSEIESDEYDIPYDGEEDDIECDDDDDDNDDGSGSDDQA